One genomic segment of Synechocystis sp. LKSZ1 includes these proteins:
- a CDS encoding DASH family cryptochrome, with translation MASPRTLVWFRNDLRLQDHEPLHRACQQGGEILPLYIYDPRQFGQTSFGFPKTGRFRAQFWREALQDLTTSLEKRGSQLIIRYGPPEKIIPDLVQQHGITHLYYHREVTSEECQIEAALAQNLAGLSVQCQGFWGTTLYHPDDLPFPISELPELFTHFRQAVEKKKILVRTPYPVPAQLPPCPELGPWAPPPNLEPEKAIPDPRGVLAFVGGEAAGLARVQHYIWQADCLKTYKETRNGMLGADYSSKFSPWLALGCLSPRYLYQQVKAYEAQRISNESTYWLIFELLWRDFFRFIAQKHGNRLFYQSGLRGVKVPWRLDLPAFEQWRTGQTGYPLVDANMRELAATGFMSNRGRQNVASFLTKNLGIDWRLGAEWFESCLIDYDVCSNWGNWSYTAGVGNDAREFRYFNIAKQSKDYDPKGDYLRHWLPELTGLPGAKIHEPWKLSVTEQKQFGLRLGVDYPRPMVDFFQSIQRQQRTFPGT, from the coding sequence ATGGCTTCCCCTCGCACCCTTGTTTGGTTTCGCAACGACCTCCGTCTCCAAGACCACGAACCTCTACACCGAGCCTGCCAACAGGGTGGAGAAATTTTACCGTTATACATCTACGATCCACGACAGTTTGGTCAAACGTCCTTTGGCTTTCCGAAAACCGGGCGCTTTCGGGCGCAATTTTGGCGGGAAGCTCTCCAGGATTTAACAACATCCCTAGAGAAACGAGGAAGCCAACTGATTATCCGCTATGGCCCACCGGAGAAAATCATTCCTGACCTTGTTCAACAGCACGGGATTACCCATCTTTACTACCATCGGGAAGTCACCAGCGAAGAATGCCAGATCGAAGCGGCCTTGGCCCAGAATTTAGCTGGTTTATCGGTTCAATGCCAAGGCTTTTGGGGAACGACCCTCTATCATCCCGATGATCTCCCCTTCCCCATCAGTGAATTACCGGAACTCTTTACCCATTTTCGCCAGGCCGTCGAGAAAAAAAAGATTCTGGTTCGTACTCCCTATCCCGTGCCAGCCCAACTTCCGCCTTGTCCTGAGTTAGGGCCCTGGGCGCCCCCTCCTAATCTGGAACCCGAAAAGGCAATCCCCGATCCCCGAGGTGTTTTGGCTTTTGTCGGGGGAGAAGCCGCTGGTCTGGCCCGCGTCCAGCATTATATTTGGCAGGCCGATTGCCTCAAAACCTATAAGGAAACCCGTAATGGAATGTTGGGGGCCGACTATTCCTCCAAATTCTCCCCCTGGTTGGCCCTGGGTTGTCTATCCCCCCGTTATCTCTACCAACAGGTCAAGGCCTACGAGGCCCAACGAATTAGTAATGAGTCAACCTACTGGTTAATTTTTGAGTTATTGTGGCGGGATTTTTTTCGGTTCATTGCCCAAAAACACGGTAACCGCCTTTTTTATCAGTCAGGTTTACGCGGTGTAAAAGTCCCTTGGCGCCTGGATTTGCCAGCCTTTGAACAATGGCGCACGGGCCAAACCGGGTATCCGTTGGTGGATGCCAATATGCGGGAACTGGCGGCAACGGGGTTTATGTCCAATCGGGGCCGGCAGAATGTGGCTAGCTTTTTAACCAAAAATTTAGGGATTGATTGGCGACTCGGGGCCGAGTGGTTTGAATCCTGCCTGATCGACTACGACGTCTGTAGCAATTGGGGCAACTGGAGCTATACTGCCGGGGTGGGAAATGATGCGCGGGAATTTCGCTACTTTAATATTGCCAAGCAGTCCAAGGACTATGACCCGAAAGGGGACTATCTGCGCCACTGGTTGCCAGAACTGACCGGCCTGCCTGGGGCCAAAATCCATGAACCCTGGAAATTATCTGTTACCGAACAAAAACAGTTTGGGCTCCGCTTAGGGGTCGATTATCCCCGGCCGATGGTGGACTTTTTCCAATCTATTCAACGTCAGCAACGCACATTCCCCGGCACCTGA
- the ubiE gene encoding bifunctional demethylmenaquinone methyltransferase/2-methoxy-6-polyprenyl-1,4-benzoquinol methylase UbiE has protein sequence MPAVSPPTPTEVEALFGRIAPVYDSFNFWLSLGQHQVWKAMTVGWSACQQGDQVLDVCCGTGDLTQRLAKQVGLSGQVVGLDFCSELLALAAQRHRQTYPQYSVQWLQGDALALPFADQSFDGATMGYGLRNVGDIPQALTELQRVLKVGKKVAILDFNHPRAPWMQRFQDWYLNQIVLAVAGYFRVPEEYAYIQASLDRFPPGQEQVKMAYNAGFSRVVHYEIAGGLMGVLVAQK, from the coding sequence ATGCCCGCTGTGTCCCCGCCTACTCCAACAGAAGTCGAGGCCCTTTTTGGTCGCATTGCCCCCGTCTACGACTCCTTCAATTTTTGGCTGAGTCTGGGGCAACACCAGGTCTGGAAGGCCATGACCGTTGGCTGGAGTGCTTGTCAGCAGGGAGACCAGGTTTTGGATGTGTGTTGTGGGACGGGGGATTTAACCCAACGTTTGGCCAAACAAGTCGGCCTTTCGGGCCAAGTCGTGGGCCTAGATTTTTGCTCAGAACTGCTGGCCCTCGCCGCCCAACGTCACCGGCAGACCTATCCCCAATATTCCGTCCAATGGTTGCAAGGCGATGCTCTGGCCCTGCCCTTTGCCGACCAGTCCTTTGATGGTGCCACGATGGGCTATGGTCTCCGCAATGTGGGCGATATTCCCCAGGCCCTCACAGAATTACAGCGTGTGCTGAAGGTGGGCAAAAAAGTCGCCATCTTGGATTTCAATCATCCCCGCGCCCCTTGGATGCAACGCTTTCAAGACTGGTATTTAAACCAGATTGTGCTGGCGGTGGCCGGCTATTTCCGGGTGCCAGAGGAGTATGCCTATATTCAAGCTAGCCTCGACCGTTTTCCCCCAGGCCAGGAACAGGTTAAAATGGCCTACAATGCTGGTTTTTCCCGAGTGGTTCATTACGAAATTGCCGGGGGACTGATGGGAGTCCTAGTGGCCCAAAAGTAA
- a CDS encoding DUF445 family protein: MLAWNVLLDWVLPPLGGAIIGYFTNDLAINMLFRPYKPIFIGRYQLPLTPGLIPRNQERLAKRVSDTIMGSLLTPEELQRLAQKLLQKERVEAALRWLLTLALKQVRADKEQKTARILANILRDLFSESLPRLLRTLSRREDFLEAQIQQIFDQILLEFRLSELQSRQFTDWLLESILPPDTLRLALVDFLTDRNIQVIDEGFREKTSGTYWVVANLFGVRNALTRLRSFCLEEKETANTRLKELLLSLEVRSRIKDWLHHLSLQNLPLSTVRQLRKTTGDVVRTYIRESGEHFLKDFGQSIDWDNLARVIINRLQSSETFTGSLGLVSEELALILERYLEADLEKIVQQVIPILSIDQVIVNRITATSPQDLEEAVQTLVKTELQAIVNLGGVLGLLIGILQSLFIYASTPH, encoded by the coding sequence ATGCTGGCCTGGAATGTATTGCTGGATTGGGTACTCCCTCCCCTCGGGGGTGCCATCATTGGCTACTTCACCAACGATTTAGCAATCAATATGCTATTTCGTCCCTATAAACCGATCTTTATCGGACGTTATCAGCTTCCCCTCACCCCTGGCCTGATTCCACGTAACCAGGAACGCTTGGCCAAGCGTGTCTCAGATACGATCATGGGCTCGCTGTTAACCCCAGAAGAGTTACAACGCCTAGCCCAGAAATTACTGCAAAAGGAACGAGTGGAAGCGGCCTTACGCTGGCTCCTGACCTTGGCCCTGAAGCAAGTCCGGGCCGACAAAGAGCAAAAAACGGCCCGCATTCTGGCCAATATTCTGCGAGATCTGTTTAGCGAATCCTTGCCTCGTTTGTTACGAACTCTCTCCCGGCGCGAAGATTTTTTAGAGGCCCAGATTCAACAAATTTTTGACCAAATCCTGCTGGAGTTCCGCCTCTCAGAGTTGCAATCTCGTCAGTTTACCGATTGGTTGCTAGAAAGTATTTTGCCCCCCGATACCCTCCGTTTGGCCCTCGTGGATTTTTTAACCGACCGCAATATTCAGGTGATTGATGAGGGCTTTCGAGAAAAAACCAGCGGCACCTACTGGGTAGTGGCCAATCTTTTCGGAGTCCGCAATGCCCTCACCCGTTTACGGAGCTTTTGTCTAGAAGAAAAAGAAACCGCCAATACTCGCCTGAAGGAATTACTCCTGTCCCTGGAAGTCCGTAGTCGCATCAAAGACTGGCTGCACCATCTCTCCCTCCAAAATTTACCCCTCTCCACGGTGCGACAACTCCGCAAAACCACTGGGGACGTGGTCAGAACCTACATTCGGGAAAGTGGGGAACATTTTTTAAAAGACTTTGGCCAATCCATTGACTGGGATAATCTGGCCCGTGTGATTATCAATCGTCTGCAATCCTCCGAAACCTTCACGGGTTCCCTGGGCCTAGTCAGCGAGGAATTGGCCCTGATCCTAGAGCGATATTTGGAAGCGGACTTGGAAAAAATTGTCCAGCAGGTAATCCCCATACTCTCCATCGATCAAGTGATTGTGAATCGGATTACGGCCACCTCTCCCCAGGATTTAGAGGAAGCGGTGCAAACCTTGGTGAAAACAGAGCTCCAGGCCATCGTGAACCTCGGCGGTGTCCTCGGCCTACTGATTGGTATTCTCCAGAGCCTTTTCATCTATGCTTCCACGCCCCACTAA
- a CDS encoding RNA-binding protein, with translation MSLYVGNLSYEVTEADLNSVFAEYGTVKRVQLPTDRETGRVRGFGFVEMGTDAEEQAAIDALDGAEWMGRDLKVNKARPREDRGPSGGGGGGRRGGGGGGKFSRGGY, from the coding sequence ATGTCCCTTTACGTTGGTAATCTCTCCTACGAGGTTACAGAAGCAGATTTAAATTCTGTTTTTGCAGAATACGGCACGGTTAAGCGCGTGCAACTCCCGACCGACCGTGAAACCGGCCGAGTCCGGGGTTTTGGTTTTGTTGAAATGGGGACTGATGCTGAAGAGCAAGCCGCCATTGATGCCCTGGATGGGGCGGAATGGATGGGACGAGACCTCAAAGTCAATAAAGCCCGTCCTCGGGAAGACCGGGGCCCTTCCGGTGGCGGTGGCGGCGGCCGCCGGGGTGGCGGCGGCGGCGGTAAATTTTCCCGCGGTGGCTATTAA
- a CDS encoding GTP-binding protein, translating to MTDPISSPDLSLKQAQASIQQALNWFASRRRHWNYPPNPDLQAAVRPDLQAIKAALEKVEQRLFKIAAFGLVSRGKSAVLNALIGQNLLPTGPLHGVTQWPQSLRWQTSEKIQIDLIDTPGLDEIAGEGRSEMAQTVAQQADLILFIVAGDITRTEYQALCDLCQNRKPLLLVFNKIDLYPDQDQQAIYQQLQNLAQQAGQAAILRPEDIVCVAADPPPQRLRLEFSDRPDEERWEKPASQIDSLRQKILFLLNQRGPALLALNALLQTEAAEQRIAQKTLKIREVEANALIWRYAQYKALVVAANPVAVLDVLGGLVADLFLIRALARLYGLPITSFEAGKLWQKILLSSGGLLLGELGGSVMLSFNKTASLLENPGSFSTYAGTAFVQAGLAGYGTYLVGQATKIYLAQGCSWGPWGASTVIRSLIDQITQLGPENKEGFSQDGPKKNLQDA from the coding sequence GTGACCGATCCTATTTCTTCTCCAGACCTCTCCCTTAAACAGGCCCAAGCGAGTATTCAGCAGGCCCTCAATTGGTTTGCGAGTCGGCGGCGTCACTGGAACTATCCCCCCAATCCAGACCTGCAAGCGGCCGTGCGCCCCGATCTCCAGGCCATAAAAGCGGCCCTCGAGAAGGTAGAGCAACGGCTTTTTAAAATTGCAGCCTTTGGCCTGGTAAGTCGTGGTAAATCAGCCGTTCTTAACGCCCTGATCGGTCAAAATCTACTGCCAACGGGCCCTCTCCATGGCGTTACCCAATGGCCCCAGTCCCTACGGTGGCAAACCAGCGAGAAAATCCAGATTGATCTGATTGATACCCCTGGTCTAGATGAAATTGCTGGGGAAGGGCGCTCCGAAATGGCTCAAACGGTGGCCCAGCAGGCGGATCTGATCTTGTTTATTGTAGCGGGGGATATTACCCGTACTGAATACCAGGCCCTCTGTGACCTCTGTCAAAATCGTAAGCCATTGCTGTTGGTTTTCAATAAAATTGATCTCTATCCCGACCAAGACCAGCAAGCCATCTATCAACAACTCCAAAACCTAGCTCAGCAAGCGGGCCAAGCCGCTATCCTCCGTCCTGAAGACATTGTCTGTGTAGCGGCGGATCCCCCACCCCAACGGCTTCGCCTAGAATTTAGCGACCGCCCCGATGAAGAACGTTGGGAAAAACCCGCCTCCCAGATCGATTCTCTGCGCCAGAAAATTCTCTTTCTACTCAATCAACGGGGGCCAGCCCTATTGGCCCTCAATGCCCTACTCCAAACCGAAGCTGCAGAACAACGCATTGCCCAGAAAACCTTAAAAATACGGGAGGTAGAGGCCAATGCTCTAATTTGGCGCTATGCCCAATACAAGGCCCTGGTGGTGGCTGCAAACCCCGTGGCGGTTCTAGACGTGCTAGGGGGTCTGGTCGCCGATCTCTTCTTGATTCGGGCCCTGGCACGACTCTACGGCTTGCCGATTACCAGTTTTGAAGCCGGAAAACTTTGGCAAAAAATTCTACTCAGTAGCGGGGGCCTGCTGTTGGGAGAACTGGGAGGGTCTGTGATGTTGAGCTTCAATAAGACTGCTAGCCTTTTAGAAAATCCTGGTAGTTTTAGTACTTACGCAGGAACTGCTTTTGTCCAGGCCGGCTTAGCGGGCTATGGAACCTATCTGGTGGGCCAGGCCACCAAAATTTACTTGGCCCAGGGATGTAGCTGGGGGCCTTGGGGCGCGAGTACTGTCATCCGGTCCTTGATCGACCAAATTACTCAACTGGGCCCTGAAAACAAAGAAGGCTTTTCTCAGGATGGCCCCAAGAAAAACCTGCAGGACGCTTAG
- a CDS encoding Stp1/IreP family PP2C-type Ser/Thr phosphatase, with the protein MIDVNSPMLSRCFTGLTDPGLVRTVNQDSFYLDPEARFFVVADGMGGHAGGQEASQIATQAIRAYLEEHWESDLPSPQLLQESILHANQGILDDQNDHPERRDMGTTAVLIIFRHDGAWRAHIGDSRLYCLREKSLNQVTEDHTWVARALKVGDINKEQAKVHPWRHVLFQCLGRQDLNFIEVETLDVQPGDLFLLCSDGLTEEVDDDGITTILNSEESQEVKAQKLIEEAKNSGGSDNITVVLVAQT; encoded by the coding sequence GTGATAGACGTGAATTCCCCTATGCTTAGTCGTTGCTTCACTGGCCTGACCGATCCTGGGCTAGTTCGTACTGTCAACCAAGATAGTTTTTATCTCGACCCAGAAGCCCGTTTTTTCGTTGTGGCTGACGGTATGGGGGGCCACGCGGGGGGGCAGGAAGCCAGCCAGATTGCTACCCAAGCCATCCGGGCCTATCTAGAGGAACATTGGGAATCGGACCTCCCTTCCCCCCAACTGCTCCAGGAATCGATTCTGCATGCGAATCAAGGGATTCTGGATGACCAGAATGACCATCCTGAGCGCCGGGATATGGGCACTACTGCGGTCTTAATTATTTTTCGGCACGATGGCGCTTGGCGAGCCCATATTGGGGACTCACGACTGTACTGTTTAAGAGAAAAAAGCTTAAACCAGGTCACAGAAGATCATACCTGGGTTGCGAGGGCTCTTAAAGTCGGCGATATCAATAAAGAGCAAGCTAAAGTTCATCCCTGGCGTCATGTGCTCTTCCAGTGTCTTGGCCGCCAAGATTTGAATTTTATTGAAGTCGAGACCCTTGATGTACAGCCGGGAGACCTATTTTTACTCTGTAGTGATGGTTTGACCGAAGAAGTGGATGACGACGGGATCACCACCATTTTGAACTCCGAGGAATCCCAGGAAGTCAAGGCTCAAAAATTAATTGAGGAAGCCAAAAATTCCGGTGGATCGGATAATATTACCGTTGTATTAGTTGCTCAGACTTAG
- a CDS encoding AarF/ABC1/UbiB kinase family protein, protein MSALSPKLNPSLAYSAAMVADRHPTPLEAEKKYRWNQENYSITRRRLDIWRFVLILLGQFWLNGKPWSYRGGFSEEKRIQRRQRQARWIRESLLNLGPTFIKAGQLFSTRSDLFPAEYVEELSKLQDEVPAFSYDQAKALIEREFGKSLSTLFLSFDPTPLAAASLGQVHKAQLHSGEEVVVKIQRPGLHKLFTIDLAILKTIAQYFQNHPKWGKGRDWVGIYEECCRILWQETDYIREGRNADTFRRNFRQEAWVKVPRVYWRYTSSRILTLEYLPGIKISHYDALEAAGLERKTLAQLGARAYLHQILNHGFFHADPHPGNLAVSPAEGALIFYDFGMMGEITPETKEKLMDTLFGVAEKNADRIVSSLIALGALAEVDDRGPIRRSIQFLLDNFMDKPFEEQSITKISDDLYEIAYDQPFRFPATFTFVMRAFSTLEGVGKGLDPNFNFMTVAQPFALQIMNTPNGPSPNSLIDELGRQAFQVSNTALGLPRRIEETLEKLDQGDLRIRVRASESDRLLRRLSLMQMSTNYTLMSCALALSATLLFVNGYGIIAAIVLLVAVAPALTLWRLLKKLDRQERMF, encoded by the coding sequence GTGTCTGCCCTGTCCCCCAAGCTCAACCCATCCCTTGCCTATTCTGCCGCCATGGTTGCTGACCGTCACCCGACTCCTCTGGAAGCAGAAAAAAAATATCGTTGGAATCAAGAAAACTATTCCATCACCCGTCGCCGGTTGGATATTTGGCGGTTTGTCTTGATCCTCCTCGGCCAATTTTGGTTGAATGGCAAGCCTTGGAGCTATCGGGGCGGTTTTAGTGAGGAGAAACGCATCCAACGTCGTCAACGCCAGGCCCGCTGGATTCGAGAGAGCTTACTCAACCTAGGCCCGACCTTTATCAAAGCCGGCCAACTCTTCTCTACCCGTTCGGATCTCTTCCCGGCGGAGTACGTGGAGGAATTATCTAAGCTTCAGGATGAAGTGCCGGCCTTTAGCTACGATCAGGCCAAGGCCCTGATTGAAAGAGAGTTCGGCAAATCCCTCTCGACGCTCTTTCTTAGCTTTGACCCGACACCTCTAGCAGCGGCCAGTCTCGGCCAGGTTCACAAGGCCCAACTCCACAGTGGTGAAGAAGTGGTGGTTAAAATTCAGCGGCCCGGGCTACACAAACTCTTCACCATTGATCTAGCCATCCTCAAGACCATCGCCCAATATTTTCAGAATCACCCCAAATGGGGTAAGGGCCGGGACTGGGTGGGCATCTACGAGGAATGTTGTCGCATCCTCTGGCAGGAAACGGACTATATCCGCGAGGGCCGCAATGCGGATACCTTTCGACGCAATTTTCGCCAGGAAGCCTGGGTCAAGGTGCCGCGAGTCTATTGGCGTTATACCTCCTCCCGCATTCTGACTCTGGAGTATCTTCCCGGCATTAAAATTAGTCACTACGATGCCCTAGAGGCTGCTGGCTTGGAACGGAAAACCCTGGCTCAACTGGGGGCCCGAGCCTATCTGCACCAAATTTTGAACCACGGCTTTTTCCATGCCGATCCCCACCCCGGTAATTTGGCCGTGAGCCCAGCGGAAGGGGCCTTAATCTTCTACGACTTTGGCATGATGGGGGAAATTACCCCGGAGACCAAAGAAAAGTTAATGGATACCCTTTTTGGCGTAGCCGAAAAAAATGCTGACCGCATTGTCTCCTCTTTAATTGCCCTAGGGGCCTTAGCGGAGGTGGATGACCGGGGGCCTATTCGTCGCTCCATTCAGTTTTTACTAGATAACTTTATGGACAAACCCTTTGAGGAACAGTCCATTACCAAAATTAGCGATGACCTCTACGAAATTGCCTACGACCAACCCTTTCGCTTTCCCGCCACGTTTACCTTTGTCATGCGGGCTTTTTCAACTCTAGAAGGGGTCGGCAAGGGTTTAGATCCCAACTTTAACTTTATGACCGTGGCTCAACCGTTTGCTCTACAGATTATGAATACTCCCAATGGCCCCAGCCCCAACAGCCTAATCGATGAACTCGGACGACAAGCTTTCCAAGTGAGTAATACGGCCCTGGGTTTACCTCGGCGCATTGAAGAAACCCTAGAAAAATTAGACCAAGGTGATCTGCGTATCCGTGTCCGGGCCAGTGAATCCGACCGTTTATTACGTCGTCTTAGCTTGATGCAGATGAGTACCAACTATACCCTGATGAGCTGTGCCCTGGCCTTGTCGGCTACCCTTCTTTTTGTTAATGGGTACGGGATCATCGCCGCTATTGTATTATTGGTAGCGGTAGCCCCGGCTTTGACTCTCTGGCGTCTGCTGAAAAAGCTGGATCGTCAAGAACGAATGTTTTAG
- a CDS encoding DUF6825 family protein yields the protein MQNSVLHAFFLGRALAEVLSERLEESLTCALSELGKFDAEQREYLRKLVEEVQARAAQEFDQGSGTIMTTEGPMTTDALQETLDKLRADIASLKVELKNYRQDPG from the coding sequence ATGCAAAATTCAGTCCTGCATGCCTTCTTTTTGGGAAGAGCCTTAGCCGAAGTCCTCAGTGAACGCCTGGAAGAAAGTCTAACCTGTGCTCTCAGTGAGCTGGGTAAGTTTGATGCCGAGCAACGGGAATACCTCAGAAAATTGGTGGAGGAAGTCCAGGCCCGGGCGGCCCAGGAATTTGACCAAGGCAGTGGCACGATTATGACCACAGAGGGCCCGATGACCACCGATGCTCTACAAGAAACCCTCGATAAGCTCAGAGCAGACATTGCCAGCCTCAAGGTGGAATTAAAAAATTATCGTCAAGATCCCGGCTAG
- the corA gene encoding magnesium/cobalt transporter CorA — protein sequence MTQSLPNPEFVLRQFRTAEPEEEEEDYFDYFYDEPGSEPGTLSIEPDAHPSRIVLIDYSPDHAVRKSDLTPNALRPYLGTNTVSWMDIQGLGSEEVLKQVGEIFKLHPLLLEDVVNVPQRAKFEDYHDHIMVIAHRVRPNPEEDGFESEQVSFVLGKRYLLTFQEGEITDCFDPVRDRIRTSQGRVCHEGADYLVYLLMDMLIDEYFPLLEDYEERIEALEDTIIRSPNSHLMEEIYHIRRELLALRRLIWPLRHVMNVLLRDTTTNLITPEVRVYFRDCYDHIIQVLDIIEAYRELAASLMEVYMTSMSNKMNEVMKFLTVISTIFIPLTFIAGVYGMNFEYMPELKSRWGYWMTWGVMITIAGGSLFFFWRRGWLSPSYDIKDD from the coding sequence ATGACTCAATCACTACCCAATCCCGAATTTGTTCTGCGCCAATTTCGCACCGCAGAGCCGGAAGAGGAAGAAGAGGATTATTTCGATTATTTCTATGATGAACCGGGAAGTGAACCCGGCACCCTGAGCATTGAACCCGATGCCCATCCCTCCCGCATTGTTCTGATTGACTACAGCCCAGACCATGCTGTCCGTAAGTCTGACCTCACCCCCAACGCCCTCCGCCCCTACTTGGGGACCAATACAGTGTCTTGGATGGATATTCAAGGCCTGGGAAGCGAGGAAGTGCTGAAGCAGGTGGGGGAAATTTTTAAACTCCATCCCCTGCTCCTGGAAGACGTGGTGAATGTACCCCAGCGGGCTAAGTTCGAAGATTACCATGACCACATTATGGTGATTGCCCATCGTGTCCGTCCCAATCCGGAAGAAGACGGTTTTGAAAGTGAGCAGGTGAGTTTTGTTTTGGGCAAACGTTATCTATTGACCTTTCAAGAAGGAGAAATCACCGATTGTTTTGATCCCGTGCGCGACCGTATCCGCACCAGCCAAGGCCGAGTCTGCCATGAGGGGGCCGACTACCTAGTGTATTTATTAATGGATATGCTAATTGATGAATACTTCCCCCTATTAGAGGATTACGAAGAGCGCATTGAGGCTCTAGAGGACACAATTATTCGTAGTCCTAATAGTCATTTAATGGAAGAGATTTATCATATTCGCCGGGAACTCTTGGCCCTGCGTCGTTTGATTTGGCCCTTGCGCCATGTTATGAATGTCCTTCTGCGGGACACGACGACGAATTTAATTACACCCGAGGTTCGAGTTTATTTTCGAGATTGCTACGACCATATTATTCAAGTACTAGATATTATTGAGGCCTATCGAGAATTGGCCGCTAGCTTAATGGAAGTTTATATGACTTCCATGAGCAATAAAATGAATGAAGTGATGAAATTTTTAACCGTTATTTCTACTATTTTTATTCCCTTAACTTTTATTGCCGGGGTTTATGGCATGAATTTTGAGTACATGCCGGAACTCAAATCTCGCTGGGGCTATTGGATGACCTGGGGAGTGATGATCACTATTGCTGGAGGGTCTCTATTTTTCTTCTGGCGACGGGGCTGGCTCAGTCCATCCTACGACATTAAAGATGATTAG
- a CDS encoding BCD family MFS transporter, with the protein MATVETDPVSSLPKLGLHTMFRLGLFQMGLGIMSLLTLGVLNRILIDELSVVPWIAASAIAVYQFVSPARVWFGQLSDSKRIWDYQRTGYVWIGAILFTTSSFLALQVVWQLGLSLQASGWSLVTMAWAVLLGVVFGGYGLSLSMSSTPFAALLVDVSDEDNRSQLVGIVWSMLMVGIVVGAIVSSKLLNTPNICGQAILTYDPSKGGGTVNISELQAAINPVFVIMPGLVLGLAWIATLGVEKRYSRFSTRSHYVEREDQITLGRALKILTASRQTGLFFGFLLLLTLSLFMQDAVLEPYGGEVFGLCIAETTQLNAFFGTGTLIGIGSTGFLVLPHLGKQRTTALGCALAAACFSLLILAGFTQNVSLLKSGLLFFGLASGMITAGATSLMLDLTAAETAGTFIGAWGLSQAMSRGLATVLGGVVLNIGKEIFSQPVLAYGLVFLLQAVGLVASIFLLNRVNIREFQDNAQRAIATVMAGDLD; encoded by the coding sequence ATGGCCACTGTCGAAACTGATCCTGTCTCTAGCTTACCGAAGCTCGGTTTACACACTATGTTCCGCCTGGGTTTGTTTCAAATGGGCCTGGGAATTATGTCCTTGCTGACCCTAGGCGTTCTCAACCGTATTTTGATTGATGAACTGTCGGTTGTCCCCTGGATTGCAGCCAGTGCCATTGCAGTTTATCAGTTTGTCAGTCCGGCGCGGGTTTGGTTTGGCCAGCTATCCGACAGCAAGCGGATTTGGGACTACCAGCGCACGGGTTATGTCTGGATTGGAGCCATTCTGTTTACAACTTCCTCCTTTCTGGCCCTGCAGGTGGTGTGGCAACTGGGTCTGAGTCTCCAGGCTTCCGGCTGGAGTTTGGTAACCATGGCCTGGGCCGTTTTGCTCGGCGTTGTTTTTGGCGGCTATGGCCTGAGCTTGAGCATGAGTTCTACACCCTTTGCGGCCCTGTTGGTGGATGTTTCTGACGAAGATAATCGCTCTCAATTGGTGGGGATTGTTTGGTCGATGTTGATGGTGGGCATTGTGGTTGGGGCCATTGTCAGCTCTAAGTTGTTAAATACTCCTAATATTTGTGGCCAGGCAATTTTGACCTATGATCCCAGCAAGGGGGGAGGCACTGTCAATATCTCTGAACTCCAGGCGGCCATTAATCCAGTCTTTGTGATCATGCCGGGCCTGGTTCTGGGCTTGGCTTGGATTGCGACCCTGGGAGTGGAAAAACGCTATTCTCGCTTTAGTACACGCTCCCACTACGTTGAACGAGAAGACCAAATTACCCTGGGCCGGGCCCTGAAAATTTTAACCGCTAGCCGACAGACGGGCCTATTTTTTGGCTTTTTACTCCTGCTAACCCTCAGTTTATTTATGCAGGATGCGGTACTGGAACCCTACGGCGGTGAAGTGTTTGGCCTGTGTATTGCGGAAACTACTCAATTGAATGCCTTCTTTGGGACAGGAACCCTGATCGGCATTGGTTCAACGGGCTTTTTGGTGTTACCCCATCTCGGTAAACAACGAACCACGGCCCTGGGCTGTGCCTTGGCGGCGGCCTGTTTTAGCCTACTGATTCTTGCGGGTTTTACCCAGAATGTTAGCTTACTCAAATCAGGACTCTTGTTCTTTGGCCTGGCTTCCGGCATGATTACAGCCGGTGCAACCAGTTTAATGCTGGATCTCACGGCGGCAGAAACGGCAGGAACCTTTATTGGGGCCTGGGGCCTGTCCCAAGCAATGTCTCGCGGCTTGGCGACGGTGTTGGGGGGCGTTGTTCTCAATATTGGCAAGGAGATCTTTAGCCAACCGGTTTTAGCCTATGGTTTGGTATTTCTACTCCAAGCCGTTGGCTTAGTGGCCTCCATTTTTTTGCTCAATCGGGTCAATATCCGGGAGTTCCAAGACAACGCCCAAAGGGCCATTGCCACTGTTATGGCGGGGGATTTAGATTAA